The window CCGGCAAAGCGCTGGCCAAACTGGATGATCTGGTTCATTTTACAGGAGAGATCAGCCATGTTTCTTGACCGCATCGTTGCAACGAAACAGCAGGAAGTGGAACGGCTGAAAGAGCATTTTTCCGTGGCCAAAGCGGAACGGGAAATCGCCGCCCTGCCGGCCTGCCGGGGATTTCGCCGGGCGCTTGTCGCCGAAAAAAATCGCCCGATGGGCCTGATTGCCGAAGTGAAAAAAGCTTCGCCGTCGAAGGGTTTGATTCGCGCCGATTTCGACCCGGCGGCCATTGCCCGCGCGTATGCGCAAGCAAAAGCCGATTGCTTGTCCGTATTGACGGACGAACCATATTTTCAGGGGGCCAACGCATATTTGCAACTGGTTAGAAAAGCGGTCGATCTGCCGATTTTGCGCAAGGACTTCACGATCGACATGCGCCAAATTTACGAAGCCCGGTTGCTCGGAGCGGACGCGGTGCTGTTGATCGTGGCGATATTGACGGATGATCAGCTGCGGGAGTTTCTGGATATCGCCCATGCGCTTGGCCTTGACGCGCTCGTCGAGGTGCACGACCTGCCCGAATTGGAACGCGCGTTAAGCGTGGGAGCCGATTTGGTCGGCATAAACAACCGCGATTTGCGCACCTTCGTCACCGACCTGGCCACGACGGAGCAATTGATCCGGCATATTCCCAAAGATAAGGCGATCATAAGCGAAAGCGGCATTTCCGGTAACGCCGATATCAACCGGCTCCTGCAATTCGGCGTAGACGCCGTGCTGGTGGGCGAACATCTGATGCGGCAGGATGATATCGAACTGGCGGTGCATG is drawn from Bacilli bacterium and contains these coding sequences:
- the trpC gene encoding indole-3-glycerol phosphate synthase TrpC, with the protein product MFLDRIVATKQQEVERLKEHFSVAKAEREIAALPACRGFRRALVAEKNRPMGLIAEVKKASPSKGLIRADFDPAAIARAYAQAKADCLSVLTDEPYFQGANAYLQLVRKAVDLPILRKDFTIDMRQIYEARLLGADAVLLIVAILTDDQLREFLDIAHALGLDALVEVHDLPELERALSVGADLVGINNRDLRTFVTDLATTEQLIRHIPKDKAIISESGISGNADINRLLQFGVDAVLVGEHLMRQDDIELAVHELMDAKAAKGAE